In Tistrella mobilis, the genomic window GTTGGTCGCGCGCATGGCCATCCTCCACCGCGGCGACGGGTGATCCTGGGCCGCGCCCCACCGGAGCGTCAAGCAAACGTATGATCGGTGAATCGGGTCCTGATCCGGCCAACCGCTGGCAGATGTCCCTTCAAGGTCACAGCCGGAAGGGTTTTGACACGCCCAGGGCACGGATCGCCGGGGCAAGATCAATCCCGATGGTGAGCGGTCGATATGCCTCGCCCGGCAATCGACCCTGACCGCGACGCCGACCAGGCCGAGTGGACGCACGCTCTCCAGCAAGCCTCAACCCTGTCGCCTCTTGCGGCGGCCGCATCGCGCGGCCGCCGTTTTTTTTGCAAACGGGGGTGCGGCGATGGTTGCGGCACAGCCACAACCCGTGGCATTCCGGGCGCATGCCCACGAGCGGACTTTGCAGGACGGCCCGTCTGCGCCTATATCGCTGGAGTCAGATTCGTGCCGCAATGCGGCACCCGGGTTCCGGCGGTTTCCGGGACGATGAGGGGCAGGAACGACCGCATGACCGACCGCGCGCCCGACCGCCGGGTCAGGGACCATGTCGACGATCCGGTGGGTGACACCGCGCAGGTGACGGATGCCCGGCGCCGCCCGCAGACCCATGCCGAGCGCGAGGCGCGCTCTCCCGCCAGGACACGCCCCATCACCCTTGCCCTTCAGGGCGGCGGATCGCACGGCGCCTATACCTGGGGCGTGCTCGACCGGCTGCTGGAAGACGACCGCTTCGGCGTCGAAGCCGTCAGCGGCACCAGCGCCGGGGCGCTGAACGGGGCAGCCCTGGTCGCAGGATTCGAAACCGGCGGCCGCCAGGGTGCCCGCGACGCCCTGAACCGGCTGTGGGAGGCGGTGATGGAGGCCGGGCGCTACAGCCCCCTGCGGCGCACCCTGCTCGACCGGCTGATGGGCGGCTGGAACATGGATATGAGCCCGGCCCGCATGCTGTTCGACCTGACCAGCCGGGTGCTGTCGCCCTATCAGCTGAACCCGCTCAACATCAACCCGCTGCGCGATGTGGTCTCGGAAGCGATCGACCTCGACGCCGTGCGCAAATGCGGGGCGATGAAGCTGTTCGTCTCGGCGACCAATGTCCGCACCGGCAAGATCAAGGTGTTCGAGAACGAGGGCATCACCGCCGAAGCCCTGCTCGCCTCCGCCTGCCTGCCCTATGTGTTCCAGGCGGTCGAAGTGGATGGCGATGCCTATTGGGATGGCGGCTATATGGGCAATCCGGCGATCTTTCCGCTGATCTATGGCGCCCGCAGTGCCGATGTGGTGATCGTTCAGGTGACACCGATCAACCGCGACGAAATCCCCAAGACCGCGACCGAGATCTGGGAACGGGTCAACGAGATCAGCTTCAATTCGTCGCTGATGCGCGAAATGCGCGCGATCGGCTTCGTCGCCCGGCTGCTCGACGAGAACCGCCTGGACCCGCAGCGCTACAAGCGCATGCGGGTCCACTGGATCGACGGCGAACAGGAGATGGTGCCGCTCGGCAGTTTCTCTAAAATGAATGCCGATCGCGATTTCATCCTGCATCTTCGCGACATCGGCCGCGCCTCTGCCGACACGTGGCTCACCGTCAATGCCGATCTGGTCGGCAAGCGGTCGAGCATCGACCTTGTGGAGAAATTCCTGTGACCACGGTCCCTGCCGCTCTCCGACATCTGACCGCCGCAGCCCTGATCTCCGTCGCGGTCGGCGTCGCCCTGCCTGCCCAGGCACAAGGCGTTGCCGCAGGCGCCACGGGGGCCGCCGCACAAAAGGCCGCCGCCGCCGCCAAACCGGTGCCCCAGGGGCCGCGCGGCATCATCGGCCGGATCGAGACGATGACCGCGAAGCATGAAGACACGCTGGTCGATCTGGCCCGGACGCTGAACGTCGGCTATGTCGAACTGCTGGCGGCCAATCCGGGTGTCGAGCCCTGGCTGCCGGGCGAGGGCACGAAGATCACGGTGCCCACCGCCCATCTGCTGCCCGACGTGCCGCGCGAAGGCATCGTGGTCAATATGGGCGACCTTCGGCTCTATTACTTCCCGAAGGGTGGCGGGGCGCCGCTCAGCTTCCCGATCGGCATCGGCCGCGAGGGCTTTGCCACGCCCTATGGCGTGACCCGCATCACCATGAAGCGCGATGGGCCGACCTGGACGCCGACGCCTTCGATGCGCGCCCGCAACCCCTCCCTTCCCGCCTTCGTTGGCCCCGGTCCGAACAACCCGCTCGGCACCCATGCGATGAATCTGGGCTGGCAGAACTATGTGATCCACGGCACCAACCGGCCCTATGGCGTGGGCCGCCGGGTCAGCCAGGGCTGCGTGCGGCTTTACCCCGAAGACATCATCAAGCTGTTCGGCATGACCGAAAGCGGCACCAAGGTGACAGTGATCGACCAGCCGGCCAAGGTGCAGGTGATCGACGGCCAGCTTTATCTTGAGGTCCACCCGACCCAGCTGCAGGTCGATCAGATCGAGGAAGTCGGCCGCTTCACCCCGGAAGCCATGCCCGAGGTGGAGCCCAAGGTCGCCGCTGCCGCAACCAGGGCCGGCATCAAGGTCGATTGGGAAGCCGTGACCCGCGCCGTCATCGAGCGCACCGGTCTGCCGGTGAAGGTGAGCGTCGGCGGCGGCACGATCCCCGAACTGGCGGCACTGCCCGTCAATCCGGTGCGGACGCCGGTTGAAAAGACCCTGCCCGGCCAGCAGTCGGTGCCGGCGGAAGATGGCGGACCGGCACGGATGACGCCGGTCTCGGCCACCGCGGCCCCCCAGGCACCCGCGGGCAGCCTGCCCAAGCCGGCGGTCGATCCGCGGAAGGATCCGCTGACGGCCCATACCTTCCCGGCCGAGCTGAAGCCCGCACAGCCGATCGCCCGACCGGCAGAGCCTGCCAATGTGGTGACGCTGAGCGTCTCTCCCGCGGCACGCGCCGCAGCCGAAGCCCGGGCAGTGCAGCCGGTGGCGGCACCCACCACCGCCCCCCTTCCGGCGGCCGCCGCCATCCCGCCCGTCACCGCCAATGCCGCACCGATCACGCAGCCGGCACAGCCGGCGGCCATCGACACCCGCATCCCGCGCGGCGCGCCGGTGCAGCTGATCCAGCCGGTCGCGGACTGATCGGGGCTGCCCCGGTTGCAGCCTTGCGACACGGGGCAGATCAGCCTCTGGAAACAAGAAGGGCCGGCGGAACATGTCCGCCGGCCCTTCTTTTCGTCGACGTCCGGTGATACCCGGATCCGGTGGACGTCCTCCGCCGCAGCGGAAACCGGATCCAAGCGAAACCCCCGGCAGAACCAGGTCTGACCGGGGGCTTCCGTCGCGCCGGTTACCCGGCGCGAGCGATCACTTGCGCTGGCCGGCGCTGAAGGCGCGCTCGGCGCGCTCGGCGGCCCGCTCGGCGCGATCGGCCGAAGCGGCAGAGGCCTGGGCGCTGCGGGCGCTCTCGGCGGCCGAAGCGCGCGAGGCATCGGCGCTCTGCTTCGCCGAGGTGGCGGCAGCCTTCGCCTCGTTGAGGAGCATACGATCCTCGTCCGAGAGGTTCGCGCAGCCGGCGACCGCGATCAGGGCGGTGGCGCCGAAGAGGGGCAGCGCAACGCGCTTGATACGGTTCATGGTCATGGCACATCTCCAGTTGTCTGGGCAGCATGTGGCGCACCCACATGCGTACCGAGGCGACCGTAGCACAACACCTGTCACGTTTCACCGGTCTGCGGAGGGCGGACCGCACGGCATCGCATCACACCCGGGCTCTGTTGCCCGGATGCAACAGGACTGCGGCATCTGTAGCAAATGTCCGTTTATACTGTGGACGCAGGGCGTCTGAGACCACACCCTCATATGCCGCTGATAAGTCTGCCGGTGGTCATCATCACGGCCCGACCCGCCAGGCGCACCGCGGAA contains:
- a CDS encoding patatin-like phospholipase family protein: MTDRAPDRRVRDHVDDPVGDTAQVTDARRRPQTHAEREARSPARTRPITLALQGGGSHGAYTWGVLDRLLEDDRFGVEAVSGTSAGALNGAALVAGFETGGRQGARDALNRLWEAVMEAGRYSPLRRTLLDRLMGGWNMDMSPARMLFDLTSRVLSPYQLNPLNINPLRDVVSEAIDLDAVRKCGAMKLFVSATNVRTGKIKVFENEGITAEALLASACLPYVFQAVEVDGDAYWDGGYMGNPAIFPLIYGARSADVVIVQVTPINRDEIPKTATEIWERVNEISFNSSLMREMRAIGFVARLLDENRLDPQRYKRMRVHWIDGEQEMVPLGSFSKMNADRDFILHLRDIGRASADTWLTVNADLVGKRSSIDLVEKFL
- a CDS encoding L,D-transpeptidase family protein → MTTVPAALRHLTAAALISVAVGVALPAQAQGVAAGATGAAAQKAAAAAKPVPQGPRGIIGRIETMTAKHEDTLVDLARTLNVGYVELLAANPGVEPWLPGEGTKITVPTAHLLPDVPREGIVVNMGDLRLYYFPKGGGAPLSFPIGIGREGFATPYGVTRITMKRDGPTWTPTPSMRARNPSLPAFVGPGPNNPLGTHAMNLGWQNYVIHGTNRPYGVGRRVSQGCVRLYPEDIIKLFGMTESGTKVTVIDQPAKVQVIDGQLYLEVHPTQLQVDQIEEVGRFTPEAMPEVEPKVAAAATRAGIKVDWEAVTRAVIERTGLPVKVSVGGGTIPELAALPVNPVRTPVEKTLPGQQSVPAEDGGPARMTPVSATAAPQAPAGSLPKPAVDPRKDPLTAHTFPAELKPAQPIARPAEPANVVTLSVSPAARAAAEARAVQPVAAPTTAPLPAAAAIPPVTANAAPITQPAQPAAIDTRIPRGAPVQLIQPVAD